The following proteins are co-located in the Rhodococcus opacus B4 genome:
- a CDS encoding methionine synthase, translating into MTQDISLAGAVTGVGSWPGTDPRESATIVLGELGRLPHLVELPARGLGADMIGRASALLVDLQLDVSTSAYRVVQRRGSVAKRATDLLNQDLDALEEAWESAGLVGADHVVKVQSVGPLTLAAEVELGTGRRVLTDPGAVRDFAESLGEGLARHAAEVTRRLGAQVLVQFDEPRLPAVLAGTLSGRSRLETVRAMPEPEALAVLEAALAGSGAVTMVHCCSGDLPTGLLRRSSARAVGLDVAQLASSDLDGIGELLDAGKELALGLIPATAPAVPATWRDLARPAVTLVDRLGFPRTTLRTQVAVTPACGLAGADASWSRDALKLCADVSGAFTDDPESL; encoded by the coding sequence GTGACGCAGGATATCTCACTGGCCGGAGCCGTCACCGGCGTCGGCTCGTGGCCCGGAACGGACCCGCGCGAATCCGCCACGATCGTCCTCGGCGAACTCGGCCGGCTCCCGCATCTGGTGGAGTTGCCCGCCCGCGGGCTCGGCGCCGACATGATCGGCCGGGCCAGCGCCCTACTGGTGGATCTGCAGCTGGACGTGTCCACGTCCGCCTACCGCGTGGTGCAGCGGCGCGGCTCGGTCGCCAAGCGGGCGACCGACCTCCTGAACCAGGACCTCGACGCGCTCGAGGAGGCGTGGGAGAGTGCGGGCCTCGTCGGGGCCGATCACGTGGTGAAGGTGCAGTCGGTGGGTCCTCTCACGCTGGCGGCCGAGGTGGAACTCGGCACCGGCAGGCGCGTGCTCACCGACCCCGGTGCGGTGCGCGACTTCGCCGAATCGCTGGGAGAAGGACTCGCGCGGCACGCGGCGGAGGTCACTCGGCGTCTCGGTGCGCAGGTGCTGGTCCAGTTCGACGAGCCACGACTGCCCGCCGTGCTGGCGGGCACACTGTCCGGCCGGTCGCGGCTCGAGACCGTGCGGGCGATGCCGGAACCGGAGGCGCTCGCCGTGCTCGAGGCCGCCCTCGCGGGCTCCGGCGCGGTGACCATGGTGCATTGCTGCTCCGGCGATCTGCCCACCGGCCTCCTGCGGCGCAGCAGTGCGCGCGCGGTCGGACTGGACGTGGCACAGCTGGCGTCCTCGGACCTGGACGGCATCGGCGAGTTGCTCGACGCGGGCAAGGAGCTGGCGCTGGGGCTGATCCCGGCCACCGCCCCCGCCGTGCCCGCCACCTGGCGCGACCTCGCCCGACCTGCGGTGACGCTGGTCGACCGGCTCGGTTTTCCGCGCACGACGCTGCGGACCCAGGTCGCGGTGACGCCGGCCTGCGGACTCGCGGGCGCCGACGCCTCCTGGAGCCGCGACGCGCTGAAGTTGTGCGCCGACGTGAGCGGCGCGTTCACCGACGACCCCGAATCACTCTGA
- the ligA gene encoding NAD-dependent DNA ligase LigA produces the protein MSESTEAPTPAPGSVREHWNELAEDVRQHQFRYYVRDAPIISDGEFDALLGELNDLENQYPDLRTPDSPTQLVGGGFATDFASADHLERMLSLDNVFATDELRTWISRVEQETGPDLHYLCEVKIDGVALNLVYENGRLVRAATRGDGRTGEEVTLNARTIDDIPEKLTGTDKYPIPALLEVRGEVFFRLEDFAALNAALVEEGKAPFANPRNSAAGSLRQKNPAVTARRRLGMICHGLGRSEGFEPASQYDAYTALAAWGLPVSTHTVRVTGADAVVDRVQYWGEHRHDVEHEIDGLVVKVDETSLQRRLGSTSRAPRWAIAYKYPPEEATTKLLDIRVNVGRTGRVTPFAYMEPVTVAGSTVSLATLHNGSEVKRKGVLIGDTVVLRKAGDVIPEVLGPVVDARTGDEYEFVMPANCPECDTPLAPAKEGDADIRCPNQQYCPAQLRERVFHVAGRGAFDIEVLGYEAATSLLEAKAIGDEGDLFSLTEDDLLKTTLFRTKAGGLSANGRRLLDNLDSAKDKPLWRVLVALSIRHVGPTAARALAGEFGSLDRIRESSVEELAAVDGVGGTIAAAVAEWFGVDWHRQIVDKWSAAGVRMEDERDESIPRNLEGLSIVVTGSLETFSRDQAKEAILVRGGKAAGSVSKKTAFVVAGESPGSKHDKAVELGVPVLDEDGFRRLLEGGPDAVTDSGV, from the coding sequence GTGAGTGAATCGACCGAAGCCCCGACACCGGCCCCCGGATCCGTCCGGGAGCACTGGAACGAGCTGGCCGAGGACGTGCGGCAGCACCAGTTCCGCTACTACGTCCGCGACGCGCCCATCATCTCCGACGGAGAGTTCGACGCGCTGCTGGGCGAGCTGAACGACCTCGAGAACCAGTACCCCGACCTGCGGACGCCCGATTCGCCGACCCAGCTCGTCGGCGGCGGATTCGCCACCGACTTCGCCTCCGCCGATCACCTCGAGCGGATGCTGAGCCTCGACAACGTCTTCGCGACCGACGAACTGCGCACCTGGATCAGCCGGGTGGAGCAGGAGACCGGCCCCGACCTGCACTACCTGTGCGAGGTGAAGATCGACGGGGTCGCGCTGAACCTGGTGTACGAGAACGGCAGACTCGTCCGCGCCGCCACCCGGGGCGACGGCCGGACCGGCGAGGAAGTGACGCTCAACGCCCGGACCATCGACGACATCCCGGAAAAGCTCACCGGCACAGACAAATACCCGATTCCGGCGCTCCTCGAGGTGCGCGGCGAGGTGTTCTTCCGGCTCGAGGACTTCGCGGCGCTCAACGCGGCGCTCGTCGAGGAGGGCAAGGCGCCGTTCGCGAATCCCCGGAACTCGGCGGCCGGGTCGCTGCGGCAGAAGAATCCGGCCGTCACGGCCCGCAGGCGGCTCGGGATGATCTGCCACGGCCTGGGCCGGAGCGAAGGATTCGAGCCGGCCTCCCAGTACGACGCGTACACGGCGCTGGCGGCGTGGGGCCTGCCGGTGTCCACCCACACCGTCCGCGTGACGGGCGCGGACGCTGTCGTGGACAGGGTGCAGTACTGGGGCGAGCACCGGCACGACGTGGAGCACGAGATCGACGGCCTGGTGGTCAAGGTCGACGAGACGTCGCTGCAACGCCGGCTGGGTTCCACGTCGCGGGCGCCGCGCTGGGCGATCGCGTACAAGTACCCGCCGGAGGAGGCCACCACCAAACTCCTCGACATCCGGGTCAACGTCGGCCGCACCGGCCGGGTCACCCCGTTCGCCTACATGGAGCCGGTCACGGTCGCCGGATCCACCGTCTCCCTCGCCACCCTGCACAACGGCTCCGAGGTCAAGCGCAAGGGCGTGCTGATCGGCGACACGGTGGTGCTACGCAAGGCCGGTGACGTGATTCCCGAGGTACTCGGGCCCGTGGTCGACGCCCGGACCGGCGACGAATACGAGTTCGTGATGCCGGCGAACTGCCCGGAGTGCGACACGCCGCTCGCTCCCGCCAAGGAGGGTGACGCGGACATTCGCTGCCCCAACCAGCAGTACTGCCCCGCGCAGCTCCGGGAACGCGTGTTCCACGTCGCGGGCCGCGGTGCGTTCGACATCGAGGTGCTCGGCTACGAGGCCGCGACGAGCCTGCTCGAGGCGAAGGCGATCGGCGACGAGGGCGACCTGTTCTCACTCACCGAGGACGACCTGCTGAAGACGACGCTCTTCCGAACCAAGGCCGGCGGGCTGTCGGCCAACGGCCGCAGGCTGCTCGACAACCTCGATTCCGCCAAGGACAAGCCCTTGTGGCGGGTGCTGGTCGCCCTGTCGATCCGCCACGTCGGTCCGACGGCGGCGCGTGCGCTGGCCGGTGAGTTCGGGTCGCTCGACCGGATCCGGGAGAGCTCCGTCGAGGAACTCGCGGCGGTCGACGGGGTCGGTGGCACCATCGCCGCCGCCGTCGCCGAGTGGTTCGGCGTCGACTGGCACCGGCAGATCGTCGACAAGTGGTCGGCGGCCGGGGTGCGCATGGAAGACGAACGCGACGAATCGATTCCGCGCAACCTCGAGGGCCTGTCGATCGTCGTCACGGGTTCGCTCGAGACGTTCTCCCGCGACCAGGCGAAGGAGGCGATCCTCGTCCGGGGCGGCAAGGCCGCGGGTTCGGTGTCGAAGAAGACGGCGTTCGTGGTGGCCGGCGAATCCCCGGGGTCGAAGCACGACAAGGCCGTCGAACTCGGTGTGCCGGTCCTCGACGAGGACGGGTTCCGCCGACTGCTCGAGGGCGGACCGGACGCGGTCACGGATTCCGGAGTGTGA
- a CDS encoding GNAT family N-acetyltransferase, with protein sequence MIEIRNATPDEYEAVSDLTVIAYVGGGHVEAHDPYTNRLRDTAERADKAQVRVAVMEGRVVGSVTIAEPASPYADVAQPGELEFRMLAVSPDARGAGVGSALVRHVLDTAYDRGDRAVVMSTQPDMEDARRIYDRNGFVPVPERNWAPIPGVELTVLVRELV encoded by the coding sequence ATGATCGAGATTCGGAATGCGACACCGGACGAGTACGAGGCCGTCAGCGACCTCACGGTGATCGCGTACGTGGGCGGCGGGCACGTCGAGGCGCACGATCCGTACACGAACCGGTTGCGCGACACCGCGGAACGGGCGGACAAGGCGCAGGTCCGGGTGGCGGTGATGGAGGGCCGGGTCGTGGGTTCCGTCACGATCGCGGAACCGGCCTCCCCGTACGCCGACGTCGCGCAGCCGGGGGAACTCGAATTCCGGATGCTCGCCGTGTCACCCGACGCCCGCGGTGCCGGCGTCGGGTCGGCGCTCGTGCGGCACGTGCTCGACACCGCCTACGACCGCGGCGACCGGGCGGTCGTGATGTCGACCCAGCCGGACATGGAAGACGCCCGCCGCATCTACGACCGCAACGGCTTCGTACCTGTGCCCGAACGCAATTGGGCACCGATCCCGGGTGTCGAGCTCACCGTCCTGGTCCGCGAACTCGTCTGA
- a CDS encoding amino acid-binding protein, with the protein MSYLLRVQLPDRPGSLGSLAVALGSVGADILSLDVVERGAGFAIDDLVVDVEPGSLPDTLITAAENLPGVSVDSIRPYAGILDTHRELELIDQVATAADDRLQVLVDGAPRVLRVGWSVVADLGPHGAYRVVGSSGAPETHATEIPWMPLEKPTALDGEGDWVPQVWRDMNTTLAAAPLGTTGRVLMLGRPGGPEFRPSEIARLGYLAGIIATVLS; encoded by the coding sequence GTGTCGTATCTGCTTCGCGTCCAGCTCCCCGACCGTCCCGGTAGCCTCGGCTCTCTCGCCGTCGCCCTGGGCTCGGTGGGTGCTGACATTCTGTCGCTCGACGTGGTGGAACGGGGTGCCGGATTCGCCATCGACGACCTCGTGGTCGATGTCGAGCCGGGATCGCTCCCCGACACCCTCATCACGGCCGCCGAGAACCTGCCCGGCGTCAGCGTCGACTCCATCCGGCCGTACGCCGGAATACTCGACACCCACCGCGAGCTCGAGCTCATCGACCAGGTCGCCACCGCCGCGGACGATCGACTGCAGGTCCTCGTCGACGGCGCTCCGCGGGTGCTCCGGGTCGGCTGGTCGGTGGTCGCAGATCTCGGCCCGCACGGCGCATACCGGGTGGTCGGCAGCTCGGGAGCGCCCGAGACGCACGCCACCGAGATCCCGTGGATGCCGTTGGAGAAGCCCACGGCGCTCGACGGTGAGGGCGACTGGGTGCCGCAGGTGTGGCGCGACATGAACACCACACTCGCCGCGGCCCCCCTCGGGACCACCGGCCGGGTGCTGATGCTCGGCCGCCCCGGCGGCCCGGAGTTCCGTCCGTCCGAGATCGCCCGGCTGGGCTACCTCGCAGGCATCATCGCGACGGTGCTGAGCTGA
- the gatC gene encoding Asp-tRNA(Asn)/Glu-tRNA(Gln) amidotransferase subunit GatC produces the protein MPAISRDEVAHLARLSRLALTDAELDEFAGQLDSILSHVKVVTEVPAEDVPPMANPNAVTNVTRPDVIVPGLTPEQALSGAPAVEQDRFAVPQILGEGE, from the coding sequence GTGCCTGCCATCTCCCGTGACGAGGTCGCGCACCTCGCGCGGCTGTCTCGACTCGCCCTGACCGATGCCGAGCTCGACGAGTTCGCCGGTCAGCTGGACTCGATTCTCAGCCACGTGAAGGTGGTCACCGAGGTGCCCGCCGAGGATGTTCCGCCGATGGCGAACCCGAACGCCGTCACCAACGTGACCCGTCCCGACGTGATCGTTCCCGGCCTGACGCCCGAGCAGGCGCTGTCCGGCGCGCCGGCCGTCGAACAGGACCGGTTCGCCGTCCCGCAGATTCTTGGAGAGGGCGAATGA
- the gatA gene encoding Asp-tRNA(Asn)/Glu-tRNA(Gln) amidotransferase subunit GatA codes for MSADLTTLDAADLASKIHSREVSSVEVTQAHLDRIAAVDGELNAFLHVAGEQALVSAKEVDSSLAAGDAPASPLAGVPLALKDIFTTTDMPTTCASKILEGWIAPYDATLTKKLRDAGIPILGKTNLDEFAMGSSTENSAYGPTRNPWDTTRIPGGSGGGSAAALASRQAPLAIGTDTGGSIRQPAAVTATVGTKPTYGTVSRFGLVACASSLDQGGPCGRTVLDTALLHEVIAGHDPRDSTSIDAPVRPVVAAAREGAGGNLKGVKVGVVKELHSDSYQPGVISSFDAAVAQLTELGAEVVEVSCPNFEYALASYYLILPSEVSSNLARFDAMRYGLRIDQGDMSADQVMAATRAAGFGPEVKRRIMIGTYALSSGYYDAYYGQALKVRTLIARDFDKAYEKVDVLVSPTSPFTPWKLGEKVGDPLAMYLSDLCTLPTNLAGHCAMSVPSGLSADDGLPVGLQIMAPALADERLYRVGAAYEAARGPIGSPN; via the coding sequence ATGAGCGCCGATCTGACCACTCTCGACGCCGCCGATCTCGCGTCGAAGATCCACAGCCGTGAGGTGTCGTCCGTCGAGGTCACCCAGGCCCATCTGGACCGCATCGCCGCCGTCGACGGCGAACTGAACGCCTTCCTGCACGTGGCGGGCGAGCAGGCCCTCGTGTCGGCGAAGGAGGTGGACAGCAGCCTCGCCGCAGGCGATGCCCCCGCCTCCCCGCTCGCCGGAGTTCCGTTGGCGCTCAAGGACATCTTCACCACCACCGACATGCCGACCACGTGCGCGTCGAAGATCCTCGAAGGCTGGATCGCGCCGTACGACGCGACGCTGACGAAGAAGCTGCGCGACGCCGGCATCCCGATCCTGGGAAAGACCAACCTCGACGAGTTCGCGATGGGATCGTCCACCGAGAACTCCGCCTACGGCCCCACCCGCAACCCGTGGGACACCACCCGCATCCCGGGCGGCTCCGGTGGCGGCAGTGCCGCGGCCCTCGCGTCCCGGCAGGCCCCGCTCGCGATCGGTACCGACACCGGTGGCTCGATCCGCCAGCCCGCCGCCGTCACGGCGACGGTCGGCACCAAGCCGACGTACGGCACGGTCTCCAGGTTCGGTCTCGTCGCCTGCGCGTCCTCGCTCGACCAGGGTGGCCCGTGCGGCCGCACGGTCCTCGACACCGCACTGCTGCACGAGGTCATCGCCGGGCACGACCCGCGCGACTCCACGTCGATCGACGCACCCGTGCGTCCCGTGGTGGCGGCTGCGCGCGAGGGCGCCGGCGGCAACCTGAAGGGCGTGAAGGTCGGTGTCGTGAAAGAATTGCACTCCGACAGCTACCAGCCCGGGGTCATCTCCTCGTTCGATGCGGCCGTCGCGCAACTCACCGAACTCGGTGCCGAGGTCGTCGAGGTGTCGTGCCCCAACTTCGAGTACGCGCTCGCGTCGTACTACCTCATCCTGCCGAGTGAGGTGTCGTCGAACCTCGCGCGCTTCGACGCCATGCGGTACGGGCTGCGTATCGACCAGGGCGACATGAGTGCCGACCAGGTGATGGCCGCCACGCGTGCCGCCGGCTTCGGCCCGGAGGTCAAGCGTCGCATCATGATCGGCACCTATGCCCTGTCGTCCGGCTACTACGACGCCTACTACGGTCAGGCGCTCAAGGTGCGGACGCTCATCGCTCGGGACTTCGACAAGGCCTACGAGAAGGTGGACGTGCTGGTGTCGCCCACCAGTCCGTTCACGCCATGGAAGCTGGGCGAGAAGGTCGGCGACCCGCTCGCGATGTACCTCTCCGACCTGTGCACGCTGCCCACCAACCTGGCCGGGCACTGCGCGATGTCGGTTCCGTCGGGGCTGTCCGCGGACGACGGTCTGCCGGTGGGTCTGCAGATCATGGCACCCGCGCTGGCCGACGAGCGGCTGTACCGGGTCGGTGCCGCCTACGAGGCCGCGCGCGGTCCGATCGGCTCGCCGAACTAG
- a CDS encoding alpha/beta-hydrolase family protein has protein sequence MTTAALSGPGRSPAHSRSRTEPNALRRTLTTTIPISALPRASSTIAVTTATLTSLAPSLLPRSALTQALFTGFLAAVGFGIAVLVRRLRRLVTRSRPHHPPRDSVRLLVLIGAMIVVTWSIVLADHWQDSLRAAMGMPGIGPDHWMQAILVAASTFLLFAGIGSVVAAVARRLGWIGSATTAVVLATGLQLVAGPAVWGMMARSYSDSNALVDVSLHRPVSAESSGSPESAISWESLGRQGRRFVAAGEQSAAIRTYVGMDSAPDVESRAALAVSELERAGGFTRSAIVVTVPTGSGWIDENAAEGFEERFADDVAIVGMQYSYLPSWITFVFGRSAADESAAALFDAVAERISDLPDVLRPALYVYGQSLGSVGGSAIFSDAGQLRERVCGALWSGPPAGSVLTDGATVLANTSDPVVWWSPDLILHRPDLSLAVRDAPVPQWIPGITFLQTSVDLVSALNFAAGHGHRYGNEQGTALPDCP, from the coding sequence ATGACCACCGCGGCTCTGTCCGGTCCGGGACGGAGCCCGGCGCACAGTCGCTCGCGAACCGAGCCGAATGCCCTGCGCCGCACACTGACCACGACGATCCCCATCTCCGCTCTCCCCCGCGCCTCCTCCACGATCGCCGTCACCACCGCGACGCTCACGTCGCTCGCCCCCTCACTGCTCCCCCGGAGTGCGCTGACGCAGGCGCTGTTCACCGGGTTCCTCGCCGCGGTCGGCTTCGGGATCGCCGTCCTCGTCCGTCGGTTGCGGCGACTCGTCACGCGGTCGCGCCCCCATCACCCTCCGCGGGACTCGGTGCGTCTCCTCGTCCTGATCGGCGCCATGATCGTGGTCACGTGGTCGATCGTGCTCGCCGACCACTGGCAGGACTCGCTGCGCGCCGCCATGGGCATGCCGGGCATCGGGCCGGACCACTGGATGCAGGCGATCCTCGTAGCGGCGTCGACGTTCCTCCTGTTCGCCGGTATCGGCAGCGTCGTCGCCGCGGTCGCCCGCCGGCTCGGCTGGATCGGCAGCGCCACCACCGCCGTCGTTCTCGCGACCGGGTTGCAACTGGTCGCCGGACCCGCGGTGTGGGGCATGATGGCCCGTTCCTACAGCGACTCCAACGCGCTCGTCGACGTGTCGCTGCACCGGCCGGTGTCTGCCGAATCGTCCGGCAGCCCGGAGTCCGCGATCAGCTGGGAGTCGCTCGGGCGCCAGGGACGGCGGTTCGTGGCTGCGGGCGAGCAATCGGCCGCCATCCGCACCTACGTGGGGATGGATTCGGCCCCCGACGTCGAATCGCGTGCGGCACTGGCAGTCTCGGAGCTCGAGCGGGCAGGCGGTTTCACTCGATCCGCCATCGTGGTCACCGTGCCCACCGGCTCGGGGTGGATCGACGAGAACGCGGCCGAAGGATTCGAGGAGCGCTTCGCCGACGACGTCGCGATCGTCGGCATGCAGTACTCGTATCTGCCGAGCTGGATCACGTTCGTGTTCGGACGTTCCGCCGCAGACGAGTCGGCGGCAGCATTGTTCGATGCCGTCGCCGAGCGGATCTCCGACCTACCCGACGTCCTCCGCCCGGCGCTCTACGTCTACGGTCAGAGCCTCGGATCCGTCGGCGGCAGTGCAATTTTCAGCGACGCCGGCCAACTCCGGGAACGCGTCTGCGGCGCATTGTGGTCGGGACCGCCCGCAGGCTCGGTGCTGACGGACGGCGCGACGGTACTGGCGAACACGTCCGACCCGGTGGTGTGGTGGTCCCCCGACCTGATCCTGCACCGGCCCGACCTCTCGCTCGCGGTACGCGATGCGCCGGTCCCCCAATGGATTCCGGGCATCACGTTCCTGCAGACGAGTGTCGACCTGGTGTCCGCGCTGAACTTCGCGGCCGGGCACGGACACCGCTACGGCAACGAGCAGGGCACCGCCCTGCCCGACTGCCCCTAG
- a CDS encoding sensor histidine kinase has protein sequence MTCVSTLDGVKTKTRIRRAAEGQWLNVAIVVVTAILFAVAWPTLQLTHQVSPPIQPFVAALATFPFLLIRSNPALAWAVSAISALVIPRVFALQDGYDYPWQVVHILVMLALLAAVSMRAAIPVVGVAWISTVLLFLADTPGTNGRGWAVGLTAIVVFGLLIRWLVLSRRQLAQQEELSELERTRRTILEEKARIARDLHDVVAHHMSMVVVQAQSAPYRIAGMSDETRAEFESIGAAGRAALNEVRGLLGVLRSDGQVAEHAPQPGVQQISELLEGSRRAGIPVSWDTDGDPRLVSESVGLVMYRILQESLANSARHAAGAAVEVKIAYATPIASVSIVNGPPRKSLVSALTRHESTGGNGIIGMRERAQAVGGVLTTHLHDNGGFEVHAEFPVASA, from the coding sequence GTGACCTGTGTTTCTACTCTCGACGGTGTGAAGACGAAGACGCGCATCCGGAGAGCCGCCGAAGGTCAATGGCTGAACGTGGCCATCGTCGTGGTCACCGCGATCCTGTTCGCCGTGGCGTGGCCGACCCTGCAGCTGACGCACCAGGTCAGTCCTCCCATCCAGCCGTTCGTGGCGGCGCTCGCGACGTTCCCGTTCCTGCTCATCCGGTCGAACCCGGCGCTGGCCTGGGCGGTCTCCGCGATCTCGGCACTGGTGATTCCGCGCGTCTTCGCGTTGCAGGACGGATACGACTACCCCTGGCAGGTGGTCCACATCCTCGTGATGCTCGCCCTGCTGGCCGCGGTCAGCATGCGGGCCGCGATCCCGGTCGTGGGTGTGGCCTGGATCTCCACCGTCCTGCTGTTCCTCGCCGACACCCCGGGCACCAACGGTCGCGGGTGGGCCGTGGGACTGACCGCCATCGTCGTGTTCGGTCTGCTGATCCGGTGGCTGGTGCTGTCCCGGCGGCAACTCGCGCAGCAGGAGGAGCTGAGCGAACTCGAGCGCACGCGCCGGACGATCCTCGAGGAGAAGGCGCGCATCGCCCGGGACCTGCACGACGTCGTCGCGCACCACATGTCGATGGTCGTGGTGCAGGCGCAGAGCGCGCCATACCGCATCGCAGGGATGTCGGACGAGACGCGGGCCGAGTTCGAATCGATCGGAGCCGCGGGCCGCGCTGCGCTGAACGAGGTGCGCGGGCTCCTCGGCGTGCTGCGCAGCGACGGCCAGGTCGCCGAGCACGCGCCGCAGCCCGGGGTCCAGCAGATCAGCGAGCTGCTCGAGGGCAGCCGCAGGGCCGGCATCCCCGTCTCCTGGGACACCGACGGAGACCCGCGGCTCGTGTCGGAATCGGTCGGGCTGGTGATGTACCGCATCCTGCAGGAATCCCTCGCCAACAGCGCCCGCCACGCGGCGGGCGCCGCGGTCGAGGTGAAGATCGCGTACGCGACTCCGATCGCGTCCGTGTCGATCGTCAACGGCCCGCCGCGGAAGAGTCTCGTCTCCGCTCTGACCAGGCACGAGTCGACCGGCGGCAACGGCATCATCGGGATGCGTGAGCGTGCGCAGGCGGTCGGCGGCGTACTCACCACCCATCTCCACGACAACGGCGGATTCGAGGTCCACGCCGAGTTCCCGGTCGCCTCCGCCTAG
- a CDS encoding response regulator: protein MAITVFIADDQAMVRQGFGALLASQPDISVIGDAPDGAVAVSEVKRLRPDVVLMDVRMPEMNGLDAARVILSAGFDPPVRVLMLTTFDVDDYVYEALSIGASGFMLKDAPAEELIRAVRVVADGEALLAPTVTRRLIADVTSRRSTARRKPAALSALTPREREVLELIARGMSNTEIAERLFVAEQTVKTHVGKVLSKLDLRDRAQAVVLAYESGLVTPG from the coding sequence GTGGCCATCACCGTATTCATCGCCGACGACCAGGCTATGGTCCGGCAGGGTTTCGGAGCCCTGCTCGCCTCGCAGCCCGACATCAGCGTCATCGGTGACGCCCCGGACGGGGCGGTCGCGGTGAGCGAGGTGAAGCGCCTGCGACCCGACGTGGTCCTGATGGACGTCCGCATGCCGGAGATGAACGGGCTCGACGCCGCCCGCGTCATCCTGTCCGCCGGTTTCGATCCGCCGGTGCGGGTGCTGATGCTCACCACATTCGACGTCGACGACTACGTGTACGAGGCACTGAGCATCGGGGCCAGCGGCTTCATGCTCAAGGATGCGCCCGCGGAGGAACTCATCCGCGCGGTGCGGGTGGTGGCCGACGGCGAAGCCCTTCTCGCCCCCACCGTCACCCGGCGTCTCATCGCCGACGTGACCAGTCGCCGCAGCACCGCGCGGCGCAAACCGGCCGCGCTGTCCGCATTGACACCACGCGAACGCGAGGTGCTCGAACTCATCGCCCGCGGCATGTCGAACACCGAGATCGCGGAACGCCTGTTCGTCGCCGAGCAGACCGTCAAGACGCACGTCGGCAAGGTGCTGTCCAAGCTGGACCTCCGCGACCGCGCACAGGCCGTGGTCCTGGCCTACGAGAGCGGTCTCGTCACACCCGGCTGA
- a CDS encoding ATP-dependent 6-phosphofructokinase: MRIGMLTGGGDCPGLNAVIRAVVRTAAGRYGSSVVGFRDGWRGLLEDRKVALSNDDRIDRILTRGGTILGTARVNPDKLKAGLDQIRQTLDDNGIDALIPIGGEGTLTAASWLAESGVPVIGVPKTIDNDIDCTDVTFGFDTALSIATDAIDRLHTTAESHQRVMLVEVMGRHAGWIALHSGLATGAHLTLVPEVPFDVGEVCAMVKKRFQRGDSHFICVVAEGATPTPESMSLREGGIDEFGHKRFTGVAQQLGDEIVRRIGKEVRTTVLGHVQRGGTPTPYDRVLATRFGVHATDAVHRGDFGNMVALHGTSIDLVPLEEATRRLKTVPRERYDEAAAFFG, translated from the coding sequence ATGCGGATCGGAATGCTCACCGGAGGCGGCGACTGCCCCGGACTCAACGCGGTGATCAGGGCGGTGGTGCGGACCGCCGCCGGTCGATACGGCAGCTCGGTGGTGGGATTCCGTGACGGGTGGCGTGGCCTGCTCGAAGACCGCAAGGTCGCGCTGTCCAACGACGACCGGATCGACCGGATCCTCACCCGGGGCGGCACCATCCTCGGTACCGCACGGGTCAACCCCGACAAGCTGAAGGCCGGCCTCGACCAGATCCGGCAGACACTCGACGACAACGGCATCGACGCGCTCATCCCGATCGGCGGCGAGGGCACGCTGACGGCGGCGAGCTGGCTCGCCGAGAGCGGCGTTCCCGTGATCGGGGTTCCGAAGACCATCGACAACGACATCGACTGCACGGACGTGACGTTCGGTTTCGACACCGCCCTGTCCATCGCGACCGACGCGATCGACCGCCTGCACACCACCGCCGAGTCCCACCAGCGGGTGATGCTCGTCGAGGTGATGGGCAGGCACGCCGGCTGGATCGCCCTGCACTCCGGGCTCGCGACCGGCGCGCACCTCACACTCGTTCCCGAAGTCCCGTTCGACGTCGGCGAGGTGTGCGCGATGGTGAAGAAGCGGTTCCAGCGCGGCGATTCGCATTTCATCTGCGTCGTCGCGGAGGGCGCCACACCCACCCCGGAGTCGATGAGTCTGCGTGAAGGCGGCATCGACGAGTTCGGCCACAAGCGGTTCACCGGGGTCGCGCAGCAGCTCGGCGACGAGATCGTCCGCCGCATCGGCAAGGAGGTCCGGACGACGGTCCTCGGGCACGTGCAGCGCGGCGGCACGCCGACGCCGTACGACCGGGTGCTCGCCACCCGCTTCGGGGTCCACGCCACCGACGCCGTCCACCGCGGCGACTTCGGCAACATGGTCGCGCTGCACGGCACGTCGATCGACCTCGTGCCCCTCGAGGAGGCCACCCGCCGCCTCAAGACGGTGCCGCGGGAGCGGTACGACGAGGCGGCCGCATTTTTCGGCTGA